From the genome of Streptococcus oralis:
TATTTTGTGGAAAAAGGTCAAGAAGGGCTTATCAGCAGGACGCGTGCAGTCTGTTGCCCTTAAGCTCATCATTGACCGTGAAAATGAAATCAATGCCTTCCAACCAGAAGAATACTGGACAATTGATGGTGTCTTTAAGAAGGGAACCAAGCAATTTCAGGCTTCTTTCTATGGTATGAATGGCAAAAAGATGAAATTGACCACTAACGAAGAAGTCAAAGAAGTCTTGTCCCATTTGACTAGCAAAGACTTCACAGTTGACCAGGTAGATAAGAAAGAACGCAAACGCAATGCTCCACTACCTTATACGACCTCAACCATGCAGATGGATGCTGCTAACAAAATCAATTTCCGTACTCGTAAGACCATGATGGTTGCCCAACAGCTCTATGAAGGGATCAATATCGGTACAGGCGTGCAAGGTTTGATTACCTATATGCGTACAGACTCGACTCGTATCAGTCCTGTGGCTCAGAATGAAGCGGCTAGCTACATCAACGATCGTTTTGGTAGCAAGTATTCCAAGCATGGTAGCAAGGTCAAGAATGCCTCAGGTGCTCAGGATGCCCACGAAGCCATTCGTCCATCTAGTGTCTTTAACACACCTGAAAGCATTGCTAAGTACTTGGACAAAGACCAGCTCAAACTTTATACCCTGATCTGGAACCGTTTTGTGGCCAGTCAGATGACGGGCGCTATCTTTGATACCATGGCTGTTAAGCTCTCTCAAAATGGAGTCCAATTCGCGGCAAATGGAAGTCAAGTTAAGTTTGATGGGTATCTTGCTATCTACAATGACTCTGACAAGAACAAGATGTTGCCAGATATGGCAGTAGGAGATGTAGTCAAGCAGGTCAATAGCAAGCCAGAACAACATTTTACTCAACCGCCAGCTCGCTATTCGGAAGCGACCCTTATCAAGACCTTGGAAGAAAATGGAGTTGGACGTCCGTCAACCTATGCTCCAACAATTGAAACTATCCAAAAACGCTACTACGTTCGTCTGGCAGCCAAACGATTTGAACCAACAGAATTGGGAGAAATTGTCAATAAACTCATCGTTGAATATTTTCCAGATATTGTCAATGTGACCTTCACAGCTGAGATGGAAGGAAAACTGGATGATGTCGAAGTTGGAAAAGAGCAGTGGCAACGTGTTATTGACGAATTTTATAAACCATTCTCCAAAGAAGTAGCCAAGGCTGAATCCGAAATGGAAAAAATTCAGATTAAGGATGAGCCAGCTGGATTTGACTGTGAAGTTTGTGGCAGTCCAATGGTGATTAAGCTCGGTCGTTTTGGTAAATTCTATGCTTGTAGTAATTTCCCAGACTGCCGTCACACACAAGCAATTGTCAAAGAGATTGGAGTCGAGTGTCCAAGCTGTCATCAAGGACAAATCATCGAACGCAAAACCAAGCGCAATCGTATCTTCTATGGTTGCAATCGCTATCCAGAATGTGAGTTTACTTCCTGGGACAAACCAATTGGCCGTGACTGTCCAAAATGCGGACACTTCCTTGTGGAGAAAAAAGTCCGTGGTGGTGGTAAGCAGGTTGTATGTAGTAATGGCGACTACGAAGAAGAGAAAATTAAATAAAATGCAGAGTCCTGAAAATGAATTTCAGGCTCTTTTTTGTTGATGCTTGACAAATTTCCCCCTTGTATGCGAAACTAGAGGAAGAGTAATTTATCTAGGAGAAATCATGCGTATCATTTATCTCAGTATTGGCTTTATTTCACTGGCTTTAGCTGTTATTGGAGTTGTCTTACCACTTTTACCAACAACACCCTTTCTTTTGTTAGCTATCGCTTGCTTTTCAAAATCTTCTAAGCGTTTTGAAGACTGGCTTTATCATACAAAGCTTTATCAGACCTATGTAGCGGACTTTCGGGAAACCAAGTCAATCGCGCGAGAACGAAAGAAAAAAATCATCGTATCTATCTATATCTTGATGGGGATTTCTATTTATTTTGCCCCTCTTTTGCCAGTCAAAATCGGTCTGGGAGCCTTGACTGTCTTTATCACCTACTATCTCTTTAAAGTCATTCCTGACAAAGAATAGATAAAAATAGTAGTTATTTGCCTTGATAAAAATGAAAGCCTATTTAAAATAATATGATATAATAAATTCAAAGAAAACATCAAGGAGAATCAAATGATTTACGAATTTTGTGCTGAAAATGTGACCTTGCTTGAAAAAGCGATGCAGGCTGGAGCTCGTCGAATCGAACTTTGTGACAATCTAGCAGTAGGAGGAACAACACCTAGCTATGGAGTGACCAAGGCAGCGGTTGAACTGGCAGCTAACTACGACACCACCATCATGACTATGATTCGTCCTCGTGGTGGCGACTTTGTCTATACTGATCTTGAAATAGCGATCATGCTAGAAGACATTCGTTTGACTGCTCAGGCTGGAAGTCAAGGGGTTGTATTTGGGACATTAACTGCTGATAAAAAGTTAGATAAACCTAATCTTGAGAAGTTGATTGCTGCATCAAAAGGGATGGAAATTGTCTTCCACATGGCCTTTGATGAATTGAGTGATGAAGACCAGTTGGAAGCGATTGACTGGCTAAGCCAAGCTGGTGTCACCCGTATCCTAACTCGTGCTGGTGTGTCTGGAGACTCGCTAGAGAAACGTTTTGCTCATTATCACAGAATTTTGGAACATGCAGCTGGTAAAATTGAAATTCTACCAGGTGGGGGGATTGACTTGGACAACCGTCAAACCTTTATCGACCAGCTGGGTGTAACACAATTGCATGGAACTAAGGTTGTCTTTTAAAAAATAGAAAGGAACTGCTAGCTTTGGGTAGCAGTTTTCACTTATGTTTGAAATTTTTAAATCCTATCAGTTTAATAAAGAAAAAGCCCATGCCTATGGTTTTGTGGAAAATGGGGAAGTCTGGACCTATAGTTGCCAGATTTTGCAGGGTGAATTTTTCATGACACTCTCCATCACTCCTGATAATGTGAGCTTTCAGGTTTTTGACCAGGAAACGGGAGATCTCTATCCTCAAGTTCATATGGAAAGCATGCGTGGGAGTTTTGTCGGAAGTGTCCGTGAGGCTTGTTTGGAGATTCTTTACCAGATTCGGAAGGCTTGCTTTGATGTACAGGATTTTATCTGCCCTCAGACTAAGCGTATCATGGATAAGGTTCAGGAAAAGTATGGTGATCCGTTGGAGTATCTGTGGGAAAAGTCGCCTGATACAGCTGTATTGCGTCATGAAGGCAATCAAAAGTGGTATGCTGTTTTGATGAGAATCCCATGGGATAAGCTGGAAAAGGGGAGAGAAGGGCTAGTCGAAGCAGTCAACCTCAAACACGACCAAGTAGCTGACCTGTTTTCACAAAAGGGTATTTATCCAGCTTTTCATATGAATAAACGCTACTGGCTTAGTCTGGCGCTTGATGATAGTTTGCAAGATGAAGAAGTGATAGAACTCATCGAAAGAAGTTGGAACTTGACTGTGAAAAAATAGGGGAATTCGCTTGAGTTTTCAAATACTTTCAATTAGCAAAATATTCTTTACTGAAGAAATTTTCAGAAAATAATGGATTTTTTCTTGACAAGTGTTTTTCGCTATGCTAAAATACTAAACAAGATATCAAACGAAGGAGAAAGTCAAACATGAAAACAGCTAAGTTTAATCAATTTGCTTTGTTGTTGAGGTACTCGGGCTAGTGCAAAAGCATTAGTCCTGTTTGGCTTACCAAGCGGGAGTAAATCAACATCTCGCTTGGGCTTCTGAGCGAGATGTTTTTTTTAAAACTACATTTGGAAAAGGGGAAATCTTATGCGTAAAGTTGAATTTTTTGATACAAGCCTTCGTGATGGGGAACAAACACCTGGTGTTAACTTCTCAATAAAGGAAAAAGTTTCCATTGCAAGACAGCTGGAGAAATGGGGAATTTCTGTAATTGAAGCTGGTTTTCCGGCTGCTAGTCCAGATTCATTTATAGCCGTTCAAAAAATTGCTAAAGCCATGAAAAAAACAGCAGTGACAGGATTAGCTCGTTCTGTAAAATCTGATATTGATGCTTGTTATGAGGCTCTTAAGGATGCCAAGTATCCTCAAATTCATGTCTTTATCGCTACCAGTCCGATTCACCGCAAGTATAAGCTCAATAAAAGCAAGGAAGAGATTTTAGAAGCTATCAAGGAACATGTTTCTTATGCTCGTTCTAAGTTTGAAATCGTCGAATTCTCTCCTGAAGATGCGACTAGAACAGAGTTGGATTTCCTCTTACAAGTCGTTCAAACAGCGGTCGATGCAGGTGCATCTTATATCAATATCCCTGACACAGTTGGCTTTACGACTCCAGAAGAGTTTGCACGTATCTTTGATCACTTGACTGAAAATATTAAATCAGATCATAAAGTTGTCTTTGGTGTCCACTGTCACGATGATCTCGGTATGGCAACTGCAAATACTTTGACAGCAATTAAACACGGTGCTGGACGTGTCCAGGGAACTATTAATGGTATCGGTGAACGCGCAGGTAATGTTGCTCTTGAAGAAGTAGCTGTTGCTTTGAAGATTCGTGAGGATTTCTTCCAAGCAACTAGTGATATTGTTTTGGATGAAACAATGAATACGTCTGAAATGGTTTCTCGCTTCTCTGGTATTCCAGTTCCTAAAAACAAGGCTGTCGTTGGTGGTAATGCCTTTTCTCACGAGTCTGGTATTCACCAAGATGGAGTTCTTAAGAATCCTCTCACTTATGAGATCATCACACCTGAATTGGTCGGTGTTAAGAGTAATAGCCTTCCGCTTGGAAAATTGTCAGGTCGCCATGCCTTTGTTGAAAAACTAAGAGAATTGGCCCTAGATTTTACAGAAGAGGATATCAAACCACTCTTCGCTAAGTTCAAGGCACTAGCGGACAAGAAAAAAGAAATCACAGATGCAGATATTCGAGCTCTGGTAGCTGGAACCATGGTTGAAAATCCTGAAGGCTTCCACTTTGATGATTTACAACTTCAAACCCATGCAGATAATGACATTGAAGCGCTCGTTAGCCTAGCCAATATGGATGGTGAAAAAGTCGAATTTAATGCAACAGGGCAAGGTTCCGTTGAAGCGATCTTTAACGCTATCGATAAATTCTTTAACCAATCAGTCCGCTTGGTGTCCTATACCATTGATGCTGTGACAGATGGAATTGATGCTCAAGCTCGTGTCTTGGTTACTGTTGAAAACAGAGATACAGAAACCATCTTTAACGCAGCAGGTCTCGATTTCGATGTATTGAAGGCTTCGGCTATTGCTTATATCAATGCTAATACTTTTGTTCAAAAAGAGAATGCAGGTGAGATGGGGCATAGCGTTTCCTACCGAGACATGCCTAGTGTGTAAAGGAGAAGGCTATGACAAAGAAAATAGTAGCTCTAGCAGGGGATGGAATCGGTCCAGAAATCATGGAAGCTGGTTTAGCGGTTCTGGAAGCTCTAGCTTCAAAAACAGGTTTTGACTATGAGATAGATAGATGCCCCTTTGGAGGTGCAGGTATTGATGCTGCGGGGCATCCCTTACCTGATGAAACCCTCAAGGCATGTAGAGAAGCAGATGCTATTCTCCTTGCGGCTATCGGTAGTCCTCAGTATGATGGAGCATCGGTTCGGCCTGAACAAGGCTTGCTGGCTCTTCGTAAGGAACTCAATCTCTATGCCAATATTCGCCCTGTTAAGATTTTTGATAGTCTCAAGCATTTGTCACCTCTCAAACCCGAACGAATTGCTGGTGTAGACTTTGTCGTGGTGCGTGAGTTGACAGGTGGGATTTACTTTGGGGATCATATCCTTGAAGAGCGCAAAGCGCGTGATATCAACGACTACAGCTATGAGGAAGTAGAGCGGATCATTCTCAAGGCATTTGAAATCGCAAGAAATCGGAGAAAAATCGTTACTAGTATCGATAAGCAAAATGTTCTAGCAACATCAAAACTCTGGCGCAGAGTAGCTGAGGAAGTCGCGCAGGATTTCCCAGATGTTACCTTGGAACACCAGTT
Proteins encoded in this window:
- the topA gene encoding type I DNA topoisomerase, which gives rise to MATATKKKKSTVKKNLVIVESPAKAKTIEKYLGRNYKVLASVGHIRDLKKSSMSVDIENNYEPQYINIRGKGPLINDLKKEAKKANKVFLASDPDREGEAISWHLAHILNLDENDANRVVFNEITKDAVKNAFKEPRKIDMDLVDAQQARRVLDRLVGYSISPILWKKVKKGLSAGRVQSVALKLIIDRENEINAFQPEEYWTIDGVFKKGTKQFQASFYGMNGKKMKLTTNEEVKEVLSHLTSKDFTVDQVDKKERKRNAPLPYTTSTMQMDAANKINFRTRKTMMVAQQLYEGINIGTGVQGLITYMRTDSTRISPVAQNEAASYINDRFGSKYSKHGSKVKNASGAQDAHEAIRPSSVFNTPESIAKYLDKDQLKLYTLIWNRFVASQMTGAIFDTMAVKLSQNGVQFAANGSQVKFDGYLAIYNDSDKNKMLPDMAVGDVVKQVNSKPEQHFTQPPARYSEATLIKTLEENGVGRPSTYAPTIETIQKRYYVRLAAKRFEPTELGEIVNKLIVEYFPDIVNVTFTAEMEGKLDDVEVGKEQWQRVIDEFYKPFSKEVAKAESEMEKIQIKDEPAGFDCEVCGSPMVIKLGRFGKFYACSNFPDCRHTQAIVKEIGVECPSCHQGQIIERKTKRNRIFYGCNRYPECEFTSWDKPIGRDCPKCGHFLVEKKVRGGGKQVVCSNGDYEEEKIK
- a CDS encoding YbaN family protein — its product is MRIIYLSIGFISLALAVIGVVLPLLPTTPFLLLAIACFSKSSKRFEDWLYHTKLYQTYVADFRETKSIARERKKKIIVSIYILMGISIYFAPLLPVKIGLGALTVFITYYLFKVIPDKE
- a CDS encoding copper homeostasis protein CutC: MIYEFCAENVTLLEKAMQAGARRIELCDNLAVGGTTPSYGVTKAAVELAANYDTTIMTMIRPRGGDFVYTDLEIAIMLEDIRLTAQAGSQGVVFGTLTADKKLDKPNLEKLIAASKGMEIVFHMAFDELSDEDQLEAIDWLSQAGVTRILTRAGVSGDSLEKRFAHYHRILEHAAGKIEILPGGGIDLDNRQTFIDQLGVTQLHGTKVVF
- a CDS encoding MmcQ/YjbR family DNA-binding protein, translated to MFEIFKSYQFNKEKAHAYGFVENGEVWTYSCQILQGEFFMTLSITPDNVSFQVFDQETGDLYPQVHMESMRGSFVGSVREACLEILYQIRKACFDVQDFICPQTKRIMDKVQEKYGDPLEYLWEKSPDTAVLRHEGNQKWYAVLMRIPWDKLEKGREGLVEAVNLKHDQVADLFSQKGIYPAFHMNKRYWLSLALDDSLQDEEVIELIERSWNLTVKK
- a CDS encoding 2-isopropylmalate synthase; amino-acid sequence: MRKVEFFDTSLRDGEQTPGVNFSIKEKVSIARQLEKWGISVIEAGFPAASPDSFIAVQKIAKAMKKTAVTGLARSVKSDIDACYEALKDAKYPQIHVFIATSPIHRKYKLNKSKEEILEAIKEHVSYARSKFEIVEFSPEDATRTELDFLLQVVQTAVDAGASYINIPDTVGFTTPEEFARIFDHLTENIKSDHKVVFGVHCHDDLGMATANTLTAIKHGAGRVQGTINGIGERAGNVALEEVAVALKIREDFFQATSDIVLDETMNTSEMVSRFSGIPVPKNKAVVGGNAFSHESGIHQDGVLKNPLTYEIITPELVGVKSNSLPLGKLSGRHAFVEKLRELALDFTEEDIKPLFAKFKALADKKKEITDADIRALVAGTMVENPEGFHFDDLQLQTHADNDIEALVSLANMDGEKVEFNATGQGSVEAIFNAIDKFFNQSVRLVSYTIDAVTDGIDAQARVLVTVENRDTETIFNAAGLDFDVLKASAIAYINANTFVQKENAGEMGHSVSYRDMPSV
- the leuB gene encoding 3-isopropylmalate dehydrogenase, translating into MTKKIVALAGDGIGPEIMEAGLAVLEALASKTGFDYEIDRCPFGGAGIDAAGHPLPDETLKACREADAILLAAIGSPQYDGASVRPEQGLLALRKELNLYANIRPVKIFDSLKHLSPLKPERIAGVDFVVVRELTGGIYFGDHILEERKARDINDYSYEEVERIILKAFEIARNRRKIVTSIDKQNVLATSKLWRRVAEEVAQDFPDVTLEHQLVDSAAMLMITNPAKFDVIVTENLFGDILSDESSVLSGTLGVMPSASHSEKGPSLYEPIHGSAPDIAGQGIANPISMILSVAMMLRDSFGRYEDAERIEHAVEASLAAGILTRDIGGKASTKEMTEAIIERL